aaaaggaaaaaaaaaaagtacgatAACAACTGCACGAGGTAAAAGAAGTGCAATCTTGCAacttgtttttctttgaatcATTTAGGCCTAAATATGAGATTTTCATAcgcttattttaaattttgatatcaATCTGTCTTGAGATCCTTAGAAAAgggaaaatataatatattaaatacaacAATATGAGATCGATTGCTCCTCTGTCCTATACTTAAaggaaaaaacataaattaaaccATGTTCGGCCTCTGTGGCAGCAGAAGATTATAAAACTTATCATGTAAGAAGAAATTCTTCCCTTTGCTATCAACAGCTTTTTTCCATCCACACCAACCACCACTTACAATTTTCTTGACATCATCACTTCCTGTATAATGAGGATCCAATATTAAAAACCCACAATCTCCACTTGCTTCATTGTAATCAACTCCCAAGAGAGTGTATGCAAGAACACCACCTCCTGTATTTATAAGTGCCCAATAGAAACAGATCAAGAGAATTTACATGGCACATTCCAAATTTACCTAATCAATTTCCaaagattacaaaaaaaaaataaaaaccgaGTTATCAATCATCCATGAAGAACTCACCAATCATTATAGGAGTTCCTTGATTCTCGAAGTGTGCAGCTAATTCTCTACATTTTTCCGGAAGTTCAGCCCCAGATCTGACATTTATGATTTTGCAACTCACCTATAAAAAGAATACAGATATGTTAATTTAAAACAGTAAATGTGCAAAGTAATCTAATGAATATGTTTCCTTTCTACTTGGATGGCACGACGGGGTATGCCTAAACTTCCTGCTTTCACAAAAGTTACACAAGTTTCTGCACGACAATGTTTCATAACCAAAATGAGAACTTACACCAAGCAATTTGTCTAAAACAAAGCTCAATTCGATGGCACCAATCCATTCACGTGACCCAATAAATGAATCGTCCTTGTCACCAATCTCCACTAGTGCTTCTTGTATTTCCCTAAAAAGGGGTAACTGGTTATGCAAGAATCTCAAATATTCTTAAACTCAAACTAGAGATAATAGCTATACAAAGTACTAGCAATTTCAACCAAATAGCTATTGTTTCAGGTAGGACAATAATTGATTTCATTCTCCAGA
This region of Benincasa hispida cultivar B227 unplaced genomic scaffold, ASM972705v1 Contig348, whole genome shotgun sequence genomic DNA includes:
- the LOC120069366 gene encoding probable Ufm1-specific protease, with the protein product MLVVGTLEEREIQEALVEIGDKDDSFIGSREWIGAIELSFVLDKLLGVSCKIINVRSGAELPEKCRELAAHFENQGTPIMIGGGVLAYTLLGVDYNEASGDCGFLILDPHYTGSDDVKKIVSGGWCGWKKAVDSKGKNFFLHDKFYNLLLPQRPNMV